A genomic window from Populus nigra chromosome 7, ddPopNigr1.1, whole genome shotgun sequence includes:
- the LOC133698739 gene encoding serine carboxypeptidase-like codes for MASTYSYMFFSFFLFLFITSQFSYARYPKGQLDLSASFLPRLHAETQIRGLNLFPKHAINVPAFDDNELLGTSSPSIVEKQFQFHLLGNPGPSVQEFGHYAGYYRLSHTKAARMFYYFFESRTNKNDPVVVWLTGGPGCSSELALFYENGPFHIANNLSLSWNDYGWDKASNIIFVDQPTGTGFSYTTEGTDIRHDETGVSNDLYDFLQTFFKEHPQLTKNDFYITGESYAGHYIPALASRVHQGNKKKEGIHINLKGFAIGNGLTQPDVQYKAYTDYALDNKLIEKPDYDSINEMIPDCERAIKVCGTDGVSTCEDAFDVCNNIFQSILQVAGNINYYDIRKTCEGSLCYDFSNMETFLNQKTVRDALGVGDIEFVSCSSVVYDAMTRDWMRNLAVGVPALLEDGIKVLIYAGEEDLICNWLGNSRWVNGLAWSGQKDFGAAPTVPFIVEGREAGQLKSHGPLSFLKVHNAGHMVPMDQPKAALQMLKSWMQGKLAVTGTKDWIAPQ; via the exons ATGGCATCGACTTattcttacatgtttttttctttttttctttttctcttcatcACTTCACAATTCTCATATGCTAGATATCCCAAGGGCCAGCTTGACTTGTCTGCCAGCTTCCTGCCAAGACTACATGCAGAAACGCAGATAAGAGGGCTTAATTTGTTCCCTAAGCATGCCATCAACGTACCTGCCTTTGATGATAATGAACTGTTAGGCACTTCTTCTCCAAGTATTGTTGAGAAACAATTCCAATTCCATCTTCTTGGTAACCCAGGGCCTTCTGTTCAAGAGTTTGGCCATTATGCTGGGTACTACCGCCTTTCCCATACTAAAGCTGCAAG GATGTTCTACTACTTCTTCGAATCGCGGACTAACAAGAATGATCCTGTTGTCGTATGGTTGACAGGAGGGCCAGGATGTAGCAGTGAATTGGCATTGTTTTATGAAAATGGTCCTTTCCATATTGCAAACAACCTGTCTCTTTCATGGAATGACTACGGTTGGGACAAG gcatcaaatattatattcgtTGACCAGCCGACTGGAACTGGCTTTAGTTATACGACAGAGGGGACTGACATTCGCCACGACGAAACTGGAGTCAGCAATGACTTGTATGACTTCTTGCAG ACATTTTTCAAAGAGCATCCTCAGTTGAcgaaaaatgatttttacatAACTGGAGAATCTTATGCTGGGCACTACATTCCAGCGTTAGCTTCAAGGGTTCACcaaggaaacaaaaagaaagaaggaattcATATAAACCTCAAG GGTTTTGCCATTGGCAATGGTCTAACTCAACCTGACGTTCAGTATAAAGCATACACTGATTATGCTTTGGACAACAAGTTAATCGAAAAACCTGATTACGATAGCATTAACGAGATGATCCCAGACTGCGAACGAGCAATCAAAGTTTGTG GAACTGATGGTGTATCTACTTGTGAGGATGCATTTGACGTTTGCAACAACATATTTCAGAGCATCTTGCAAGTTGCTGGCAATATAAAC TACTATGATATTAGAAAGACATGCGAGGGCAGTCTATGCTACGATTTCTCAAACATGGAGACATTCCTGAACCAGAAAACAGTAAGGGATGCTCTAGGCGTAGGAGATATTGAATTTGTTTCCTGCAGCAGCGTGGTGTATGATGCCATGACAAGAGACTGGATGAGAAATCTTGCAGTAGGAGTTCCTGCGCTCCTAGAGGATGGTATCAAGGTGCTTATTTATGCTGGAGAGGAGGATTTGATATGCAACTGGCTGG GAAATTCAAGGTGGGTAAATGGATTGGCATGGTCTGGCCAGAAAGACTTCGGAGCAGCTCCAACAGTTCCATTCATTGTTGAAGGCCGAGAAGCAGGACAGCTGAAAAGTCACGGTCCTCTCAGTTTCCTAAAG GTTCACAATGCTGGTCACATGGTTCCAATGGATCAGCCAAAAGCTGCATTACAAATGCTGAAGAGCTGGATGCAAGGAAAGCTTGCCGTGACTGGCACTAAAGATTGGATTGCTCCCCAGTAA
- the LOC133698741 gene encoding uncharacterized protein LOC133698741, whose amino-acid sequence MEEYEKATTVMCTVIGMDYANSLSYRACSLCERTLPDTLNALCKFCHNNTASSSSKRLFRVLVSIATDTKVLNVMCFDRAARVLFGCSADDFFHFSKLHPFAASNAAKILEGEMFRMTLSKPKNGNAQHLRAVSIVPLRSGFKPAIESLKEFYGVKPATS is encoded by the exons ATGGAGGAGTATGAGAAGGCAACAACAGTAATGTGTACAGTGATAGGCATGGACTACGCCAACAGTCTCTCTTACAGAGCCTGCTCACTCTGCGAGAGAACTCTTCCTGATACTCTCAATGCCCTTTGCAAATTCTGCCACAACAATACCGCCTCCTCCTCTTCCAAGCGCCTCTTTCGTGTCCTT GTTTCCATAGCCACGGATACCAAGGTGCTTAATGTCATGTGCTTTGATAGGGCTGCTAGAGTCTTGTTTGGCTGCTCTGCTGATGACTTCTTTCACTTTTCCAAGCTTCACCCTTTCGctg CTTCCAATGCTGCTAAAATTTTGGAAGGAGAGATGTTTAGAATGACTTTGTCCAAACCAAAGAATGGTAATGCACAACACTTGCGAGCTGTCTCTATTGTACCTTTGAGGTCTGGTTTCAAGCCAGCAATTGAATCATTGAAGGAATTCTATGGGGTAAAACCAGCAACTTCTTGA
- the LOC133698211 gene encoding protein NUCLEAR FUSION DEFECTIVE 4-like produces MGDPWEFAVHAINGRWFSVFASFLIMAGAGATYLFGTYSKDIKATLGYDQTTLNLLGFFKDLGANVGVFSGLLAEVTPTWFVLLVGSAMNFAGYFMIWLAVTQKIARPAVWQMCLYICIGANSQNFANTGALVTCVKNFPESRGVMLGLLKGFVGLSGAILTQFYLAIYGTDSKSLILLIGWLPAALSVIFVYTVRERKPERQPNELRVFYHFLYVSIVLALFLMAMNIVEKQVDFSKAAYAGSAAVVCAMLFIPLIIAIREDWVQWNLKNQDGMKPATETTVDRALDIAPEVNSEVSKEKEEKAKESCFVSICHKPERGEDYTILQALLSMDMLILFAATFCGLGGSLTAVDNLGQIGESLGYPTKTIKSFVSLVSIWNYFGRVFSGFVSESLLVKYKMPRPLMMTFVLLLACVGHLLIAFPFPGSVYVASVIMGFAFGAQLPLLFAIISELFGLKYYSTLFNCGQLASPLGSYILNVKITGHLYDHEALKELAKKGMNRSSVKELICMGVQCYRVPFIILSSVTLFGALISLVLVMRTRKFYSSDIYKKFREIHGVS; encoded by the coding sequence ATGGGTGACCCGTGGGAATTCGCTGTACATGCGATAAATGGGAGGTGGTTCTCTGTTTTTGCCTCTTTTTTAATCATGGCTGGAGCTGGTGCTACATATCTGTTTGGCACCTACTCAAAAGACATAAAAGCCACACTTGGTTATGACCAAACTACTCTCAATCTCTTAGGATTCTTTAAGGATCTGGGTGCCAATGTCGGGGTCTTTTCTGGGCTTCTAGCTGAAGTGACACCGACATGGTTTGTGCTTCTGGTAGGTTCTGCCATGAACTTTGCAGGGTACTTCATGATTTGGCTAGCTGTCACTCAGAAGATAGCCAGGCCTGCTGTTTGGCAGATGTGTTTGTATATTTGTATAGGAGCCAATTCCCAAAATTTTGCAAACACAGGAGCTCTTGTCACTTGTGTGAAGAATTTCCCAGAAAGTAGAGGGGTGATGTTGGGTCTGTTGAAGGGTTTTGTTGGGTTAAGTGGAGCTATCCTGACACAATTTTACTTGGCCATCTATGGAACTGATTCAAAGTCTCTCATTCTTCTCATTGGGTGGCTCCCAGCTGCTTTATCTGTGATTTTTGTGTATACAGTTCGGGAAAGGAAGCCTGAGAGGCAACCTAATGAGCTCAGGGTTTTTTACCATTTTCTCTACGTGTCAATTGTGCTAGCTTTATTTCTCATGGCTATGAATATAGTTGAAAAACAGGTTGATTTCTCTAAAGCAGCCTATGCTGGAAGTGCCGCTGTAGTTTGTGCCATGCTTTTTATACCTCTCATTATTGCCATTAGAGAGGATTGGGTCCAATGGAACCTCAAGAATCAAGATGGAATGAAGCCTGCTACAGAGACAACCGTTGACAGGGCACTAGATATTGCACCAGAAGTGAATTCTGAAGTCTCAAAAGAGAAAGAGGAGAAGGCTAAAGAATCTTGTTTCGTCAGCATATGTCACAAGCCAGAGAGAGGTGAAGACTACACAATCTTACAAGCACTTTTGAGCATGGATATGCTAATTTTATTTGCTGCAACATTTTGTGGCCTTGGTGGAAGCTTAACAGCAGTAGACAACTTGGGCCAAATTGGTGAATCCCTAGGATATCCAACTAAAACCATCAAATCCTTCGTTTCACTAGTGAGCATATGGAATTATTTTGGAAGGGTATTTTCTGGATTTGTTTCTGAAAGCTTGTTAGTGAAGTACAAGATGCCTCGGCCCCTGATGATGACATTTGTTCTCCTTTTGGCATGCGTAGGCCACCTCCTCATTGCCTTCCCCTTCCCGGGTTCAGTCTATGTAGCATCGGTGATTATGGGGTTCGCATTTGGTGCACAATTGCCATTGCTGTTCGCTATAATCTCTGAGCTCTTTGGCCTAAAGTACTACTCTACATTGTTCAATTGTGGACAGTTAGCTAGTCCTCTTGGGTCATATATACTTAATGTGAAGATCACTGGACACTTGTATGATCATGAAGCACTGAAAGAGCTAGCAAAGAAGGGTATGAATAGATCATCAGTGAAGGAACTGATCTGCATGGGGGTCCAGTGTTACAGGGTACCCTTTATAATTTTGTCTTCTGTGACATTGTTTGGTGCTCTTATTTCACTGGTTTTGGTGATGAGGACAAGGAAATTTTACAGCAGCGATATATACAAGAAGTTTAGAGAGATTCATGGAGTGAGCTGA
- the LOC133698377 gene encoding vacuolar protein sorting-associated protein 24 homolog 1-like, giving the protein MEKVMNIIKPKANPQQQLRDWQRRLRQECRNIERQIRDIQREEKTVQKAIRDAAKRNDMVSAKALAKEIVMSRRTVNRLYENKAQMNSISMHLGESVAIARTVGHLSKSAEVMKLVNDLMKAPDVAVTMQEFSKEMTKAGVIEEFVNDALDSALDSEDMEEEIEEEVDKVLTAIAGETAAELPAAVRKERVKQSAQMEEEEAIAEGVDDEGELEEIRARLASVRS; this is encoded by the exons ATGGAGAAAGTAATGAACATAATAAAGCCAAAGGCAAATCCACAGCAACAACTCAGAGATTGGCAGCGCAGGCTACGCCAAGAGTGCCGCAACATCGAGCGTCAAATCCGAG ATAtacagagagaagagaaaactgTACAAAAAGCAATTAGAGATGCTGCTAAAAGAAATGATATGGTCTCAGCCAAG GCACTTGCCAAGGAAATTGTGATGTCTAGAAGAACAGTAAACCGTCTTTATGAAAATAAGGCACAGATGAATTCAATATCAATGCATCTTGGAGAAAGTGTCG CGATTGCCCGTACAGTGGGCCATTTGTCCAAGAGTGCTGAGGTTATGAAGCTTGTCAATGATCTCATGAAGGCTCCAGATGTGGCTGTTACGATGCAAGAGTTCAGCAAAGAAATGACCAAG GCAGGGGTGATTGAGGAGTTTGTGAATGATGCCCTTGACAGTGCGCTGGATTCGGAGGATATGGAAGAGGAGATTGAAGAAGAAGTTGACAAGGTATTGACTGCTATAGCTGGCGAGACTGCAGCAGAGCTACCAGCAGCAGTCAGGAAGGAGAGAGTGAAGCAATCTGCCCAGATGGAAGAG GAAGAAGCTATAGCTGAGGGTGTTGATGATGAGGGTGAACTCGAAGAAATAAGGGCACGACTTGCCAGCGTTAGATCATAA